In Herbaspirillum sp. WKF16, one genomic interval encodes:
- a CDS encoding M48 family metallopeptidase codes for MSSYTFSVLFVAFLAASLAVRFWLASRHIRHVLAHRAAVPAEFAEKIPLAAHQKAADYTVARTKLGVVTLLVNAAVLIGFTLLGGLQALSGLLLSWTGGPGMWYQIGLVAAFGIVSGLVDLPFDYYRQFRLETRFGFNKMTRALFFSDMVKQSLVGAVIGLPLLWVVLALMDKAGALWWLYAWIVLCGFQLLMLVIYPSFIAPLFNKFTALEDDSLRSRIENLMTRVGFASKGLFVMDGSKRSAHGNAYFSGFGSGKRIVFFDTLLARLAPHEIEAVLAHELGHFKLKHIVKRVVVMFAISLGFLALLGYLKGQVWFYTGLGVNPLLFGSNDAMALILFMLALPIFTFLLSPLSSLTSRKHEFEADAFAAQYTNAQDLVSALVKLYEDNASTLTPDPLHSAFYDSHPPAALRIGRLNLAQGASGH; via the coding sequence ATGTCTTCATATACGTTTTCGGTTTTGTTCGTCGCCTTCCTGGCCGCCAGCCTGGCGGTCCGGTTCTGGCTCGCCTCGCGCCACATCCGCCATGTGCTCGCGCATCGCGCCGCGGTACCGGCCGAGTTCGCCGAAAAGATCCCGCTGGCGGCCCACCAGAAGGCGGCCGACTATACCGTCGCGCGCACCAAGCTGGGCGTGGTGACGCTCCTGGTCAACGCCGCGGTGCTGATCGGCTTCACCCTGCTGGGCGGGTTGCAGGCGCTGTCGGGCCTGCTGCTGTCGTGGACCGGCGGCCCGGGCATGTGGTACCAAATCGGCCTGGTGGCGGCCTTCGGCATCGTCTCCGGCCTGGTCGACCTGCCCTTCGACTACTATCGCCAGTTCAGGCTGGAAACCCGCTTCGGCTTCAACAAGATGACCCGCGCGCTGTTCTTCAGCGACATGGTGAAGCAATCGCTGGTGGGCGCGGTGATCGGCCTGCCGCTGCTGTGGGTGGTGCTGGCGCTGATGGACAAGGCCGGCGCGCTGTGGTGGCTGTACGCCTGGATCGTGCTGTGCGGCTTCCAGCTGCTGATGCTGGTGATCTATCCCAGCTTCATCGCGCCGCTGTTCAACAAGTTCACCGCGCTGGAAGACGACAGCCTGCGCAGCCGTATCGAGAACCTGATGACGCGCGTGGGCTTCGCCTCCAAGGGCCTGTTCGTGATGGACGGCTCCAAGCGCAGCGCCCATGGCAACGCCTACTTCTCGGGCTTCGGCTCGGGCAAGCGCATCGTGTTCTTCGACACCCTGCTGGCGCGCCTGGCGCCGCACGAGATCGAGGCGGTGCTGGCGCATGAGCTGGGCCACTTCAAGCTCAAGCACATCGTCAAGCGCGTGGTGGTGATGTTCGCCATCTCGCTGGGCTTCCTGGCCCTGTTGGGTTACCTCAAGGGGCAGGTATGGTTCTACACCGGCCTGGGCGTGAACCCGCTGCTGTTCGGCAGCAACGACGCCATGGCACTGATCCTGTTCATGCTGGCGCTGCCGATCTTCACCTTCCTGCTCTCGCCGCTGTCGTCGCTGACTTCGCGCAAGCACGAGTTCGAGGCCGACGCCTTCGCCGCCCAGTACACCAACGCGCAGGACCTGGTCTCGGCGCTGGTCAAGCTCTACGAAGACAATGCCTCGACACTGACGCCCGACCCGCTGCATTCGGCCTTCTACGATTCGCACCCGCCGGCGGCGCTGCGCATCGGCCGCCTGAACCTGGCGCAAGGCGCCTCGGGACACTGA
- the orn gene encoding oligoribonuclease, producing the protein MSQAADANAGQALAVPVRPNEMNLVWVDMEMTGLDPDNDRIIEVAVVVTDSQLNVLGEGPVMAIHQSDELLDGMDAWNKGTHGRSGLIDRVKASTITEAEAEKVLIEFLRKYVPAGKSPMCGNSICQDRRFMARGMPKLEEFFHYRNLDVSTLKELCKRWKPEIATGFKKRQLHTALADIVESIEELKYYREHFIKE; encoded by the coding sequence ATGTCACAAGCCGCCGATGCCAACGCCGGGCAAGCCCTCGCGGTTCCCGTTCGTCCCAACGAGATGAACCTGGTCTGGGTCGACATGGAAATGACCGGACTGGATCCGGACAACGATCGCATCATCGAAGTCGCCGTGGTGGTCACCGATTCCCAGCTCAACGTGCTGGGCGAGGGCCCGGTGATGGCGATCCACCAGTCCGACGAGCTGCTGGACGGCATGGACGCCTGGAACAAGGGCACCCACGGCCGTTCCGGCCTGATCGACCGCGTCAAGGCCTCGACCATCACCGAGGCCGAAGCCGAGAAGGTGCTCATCGAGTTCCTGAGGAAATACGTGCCGGCGGGCAAATCGCCCATGTGCGGCAACTCGATCTGCCAGGATCGCCGCTTCATGGCGCGCGGCATGCCCAAGCTGGAAGAATTCTTCCACTATCGCAACCTGGACGTGTCCACGCTCAAGGAGCTGTGCAAGCGCTGGAAGCCGGAAATCGCCACCGGCTTCAAGAAGCGGCAGCTGCATACGGCGCTGGCCGATATCGTCGAGTCGATCGAGGAATTGAAGTATTACCGCGAGCACTTCATCAAGGAGTGA
- a CDS encoding UPF0149 family protein yields MHLDQPLSDAEFDELDDFLLSDRCADDVMTMDTLHGYLTALVIGPQEVLMAEWLPRVWGSRPEDTPKFKNGKEAERISSLIARSMNEIAITFEVAPKEYEPLFCEREHEGKPLLDAEAWAWGFWEGIQLRAAQWDEIFHSELGPLLRPIYLLGSDELEEEEIKLVDDPVKTHKLAIEIESAIPHIQRYWAPKRKSAVEQVQRDAPKVGRNDPCPCGSGKKYKKCCGADGEE; encoded by the coding sequence ATGCACCTCGACCAGCCCCTCTCCGACGCCGAGTTCGACGAACTCGACGACTTCCTCCTGTCCGACCGCTGCGCCGACGATGTCATGACCATGGACACGCTGCACGGCTACCTGACGGCGCTGGTCATCGGCCCGCAGGAAGTGCTGATGGCCGAATGGCTGCCGCGCGTGTGGGGCAGCCGCCCGGAAGACACGCCCAAGTTCAAGAACGGCAAGGAAGCCGAGCGCATCAGCAGCCTGATCGCGCGTTCCATGAACGAGATCGCGATCACCTTCGAAGTGGCGCCCAAGGAATACGAACCGCTGTTCTGCGAGCGCGAGCACGAAGGCAAGCCGCTCTTGGACGCCGAGGCCTGGGCCTGGGGTTTCTGGGAAGGCATACAGCTGCGCGCCGCGCAATGGGACGAGATCTTCCACTCCGAGCTGGGACCGCTGCTGCGCCCGATCTACCTGCTCGGCTCCGATGAGCTGGAAGAGGAAGAAATCAAGCTGGTCGACGACCCGGTCAAGACCCACAAGCTGGCCATCGAGATCGAATCGGCCATCCCGCACATCCAGCGCTACTGGGCGCCCAAGCGCAAGTCGGCGGTGGAACAGGTGCAACGCGACGCCCCCAAGGTCGGCCGCAACGATCCCTGCCCTTGCGGCAGCGGCAAGAAATACAAGAAGTGCTGCGGGGCTGACGGCGAGGAATAA